The Diceros bicornis minor isolate mBicDic1 chromosome 31, mDicBic1.mat.cur, whole genome shotgun sequence genomic sequence TGGTGGATAACATCCAGCAACACTTCCTCCTCTCCGACCGGCTGGCCAGGTGAGGGGCCAGGCGAGGAGCCAGCCTTCTCCCCATCCTGCACACTCCTTCCCTGGGCCCTGAGGCTAgtcttccttccccacccccacccccttgacCTCCTGGCTGTTGGGGGCTGGTCATCCCACTGCTGGTCTGCACTTTGGATCAGaccagcctgggttcaaatcctagcctgGCCACTTACCAGCTGGGCTATTGTGAGGTGCTGCACGGAGAGTCCATGGCACAGCCCTCGCGCTTAGGAAGTGCTCAGTACATGGTAACTGTTACCCTGTGGTCTCCCGCTGTATCCCTTAGGAGACCTGGGCTGAAACCTCTTTGCACAGAtgaggaggcccagagagaagtGACTTGAAACACGTCACACAGTGTGTTAGGGCAGAGAGAGGCCAGAACTCGGATGCCCAGCTGATGTCGCAGGTAGGAGCTACTTCTAAGAAGGAGTCTCAAGCCCTGACAGGCCCACTCCCCGCTCCCTGCAGGGACTATGCAGCCATCGTCTTCTTTGCCAACAACCGCTTTGAGACAGGGAAGAAAAAACTACAGTATCTGAGCTTTGGCGACTTTGCCTTCTGTGCTGAGCTCATGATCCAGAACTGGACCCTTGGAGCTGTTGGTGAGGCCCCCACTGACCCAGGTGCCCGGacacctccccaccctccctgggCCTGGTTCCCCGCCCGCAGTTTCCCCTGCAGGCCCCAGCATCCTTTCTTTAGTGCCCTCACCTCAGCCACCTCTGCTCATAGTCCAGTGTCCCCACACACACGTTGTCTGCAGACCGAGGGCCCACTACTTCTCTGTGGCCTGGGGCAAGTCACTCCACCTCTCTGACACTCCGCTTCCTCTTCTGTCTCGTGGGGTGCAATGATGGGGTGGGCGGGGAAGGCTCAGGATATCACAGGAGGGGTTTTTATCCCCTACCCCAACTCCCCTCATGGGCCTCACTCAGACTCCCAGGTGGATGACATGGACATGGACTTAGACAAGGAGTTTCTTCAGGACTTGAAGGAGCTCAAGGTGCTTGTGGCTGACAAGGACCTTCTGGACCTGCACAAGAGGTGACCCCGGGGGGTCCATGGGGTGGGGCCTGAAGTGGGGGCCCAGGCGGCTCTAAGCTTgaccctgtctccctgcagccTGGTGTGCACCGCCCTCCGGGGAAAGCTCGGTGTCTTCTCTGAGATGGAAGCCAACTTCAAGGTCTGTGGCCTAATCCAGCCTGTATCCCTTGGGCATCTTCAGCCTCCAGTGCACTGTCCCACTGGGAAACTCTGCTCATGCCCGGGATTGACCGGCAGGTGGCGCTgttgcgcccccccccccccccccccgcctgcGTGTGAGGGGGGAGGCTGCTCCTAAAGTTGGAAAGTTGGGGAGTTATTTGATTGAGGGAGGTGGATAGATTTGGGGagccctcctccagcctctgggCTCAACCCCCAGCTTCTGGGACAGAAGGCAGAACTCCCAGGCTCCCTGCCCCACAGAACCTGTCCCGGGGGCTGGTGAATGTGGCTGCCAAGCTGACTCACAATAAGGATGTCAGAGACCTATTTGTGGACCTTGTGGAAAAGGTGAGCTGTCCTGCCCGCCGCCCTCTGATCCCCAACCTGGCCTGTCCCTGGGCTGGACCAGTGCTACGTGTTCCCTTGGGCCCACAGTTCGTGGAACCCTGCCGCTCTGACCATTGGCCGTTGAGTGACGTGCGGCTCTTCTTGAATCAGTATTCGGCATCGGTCCACTCCCTGGATGGCTTCCGGTGAGAGACGCCAGGCCTCCTGTCCAGCTTGGCCTGGCCCCAGCCAGCCTCTTGCCAGAGCCGAGCCCTCCTGCAGTGGTGGGGATGCAGTGAACATCAGCCGTTACTGTTCCCATTGTCATTGCAGGCACCAGGCCCTCTGGGACCGCTACATGGGCACCCTCCATGGCTGCCTCCTGCGCCTCTATCATGACTGAGGCCCCTCCCACcgccaggcgcacactgacaatAAAGTTGCCATAACTTTGGAGGAGCCTGTGCGTGGGTACGTGTGTGGTCCAGTGTGGGAGTCTGTGCAGGTGTGCGCGCGTGTGTCTCTAAGTATCATAGTGTACGTGTATAAGGATGTACGTGTACGTCGGCCCCGCAGGAACTAGGACGTGTCCGGAAACGATGTCTAAGTTCTCCCCATCCATTTCCCCACCCCAGCTGAGTCCACTTGGAAGACAGGAGTTTCATCTTGATTTATTCCATCCATAGCAGGAAGATTGGGAGGACAGGCCAAGACCTTGGGGAGGGGCCAGCAAGGAGGCAGCTGGCACAGCAGGAGAGAGCTGAGGGGCAGCCAGGCGGGCTCAGGGAGGGCAGGAGACTAGGCGCCTGTTTTGTGGTAGTTGCACTCGGGCAGTGAGCGGGTACTTGGTGATGCCACAGGCATTGCTGCCTCGGTGTAGCCGGAAATAGCCCTAGGAAGTTAGGGGGCATCAGAAGGTGGGGAGAGGCCTGTCCTGCCCTGTCCCTTCCATAGATCACACTCACCTTCTCACCCCAGTTGGCCCCCCAGGAGTTCTTCAGGATCCAGTATGGGGTGGAGTGGCGAGGACGAGGACGAGATGAGCCTGCCTCTGCCCGCCTGCCCTCCACACCAAAACCCACCAGCAGGACAGAATGATCCACGTGCCGGGGGTCACAGGTGGTGGGCGTGGCCCGGATCACACCCGACTGGTATTGCTGCAGTGGTAGGGGCAGAGGGGCTGAGTTTGGGGCTACCTCCCCTATATGCCCCTCCCCCGTTCCCTCCCCTATCCTACCTGCAGTAGCTTCACGTTGATGGTCACGGTGATGGGGCCATGGGTGGCCAGGTACGAGGCGATTGCTGGCGGGAGAAGGTGCCATCAGGCCCTGCCTGCCCTGTGCCCTCTGCTCTCGGCTCATGggtgcctctctctctcccttgccacattcccacccactccatccctcCATCTGTGTCTATAGCCCAATCTGTCCATCCCTGTCATTCTCCCCCCACGTCCGCCTGTGTCTCCAGCCTGTCCGCACTCTGCTCGTTGTCCTTCAGCATGATGAAATCCTGGATCCAGGCCACCtttttgtgcttattggccaGGCACTTGTGGGGTTTGCCTTTCCCCTGGAATGGGTAGTCCTTTTCACTGGCCAGGCCACCTAGAGATAAGCAAGGCCAGGATGGAGACCCGGCTCCTGAATGTCCCCCAGCCCACAGCTGCCCTGAGAGGCAGGGCACTCACTGTTGTTGAGGACCGTGATGAATGCATCCCAGACGAAGCCGCCCCCGCAGCCATTCCCACAGCGGTCACAGTCGAGCAGCTCTGGTGTGAGAAGGGACAATGCGGGtgaccaggccccaggcccccttcccttccccagtcACACATGCCCCCCTCTTCCAGCCATACGCTGCACAGAGAGTTCCACAGACGGTTGCCATGTGATGCCCCACAGGGCCTCGATGTTGCCCACGGTCGCTATGGCCCAGCAGCAGTTGCAATTTGCCTAGCAGTGAGAGAGTACGGGCAGGGTAAGGTGTCTGGACcttgcccctccctccctcccaccaccgGCTGGACTGAGCCAGGCTAGGTGGAGGCAGATACCTGGTTCTTGATGGATGAGATGACACCGGCTGCCTTCCGCCAGTCACAGGTCCGGGGCACTGGCTCTGACTCCCCCCACTCTTCAGACTCTACCTTTCTGCCCAGGCTGGGGACCCCTGCAGCTGCCCTCCGATGCCCATAGTGCTGGCCAAACTCCTCCTCTGTGGGACAGATGGGGCCACCAAGGTCACAATTTTGACCCTTCCCTCCCATATTCTGCCTCTCCCACTCCAGCCATCCACTTCCTCAGCCATTTGAGTCCCCATAACACCCTGGCAGACAAAGGCAAGGATGCTGAGGGCTAGAGAGAGGCCCGGTTCCTTGCTGGGTGCATTCCCCTGTAGCTGCTGCCTCGCCCGTGAGCTGGAGTTCCTACCCCTGCTCTCTCTGATGTGGGGCAAGCAGCCAGGCCTCTGGTCCTTAGCATCCCTCTCTGGGAAACGAAAGCCGTAGGTCTGCCCTGTCCATCTGCTAGTATACCTGGAGAAGGCTCTGCTTCCCCACCCATCACCTAGGGGCCGGGAGGGGTCCCAGTACCTGTAAGGTCACTGAATGGAGTCACCCCAAACTCAGCTGTGCCCAAGTCCTCCTCCTGCAGCCGCTGAGCCTGGGCCAGGTTGTGGGCAAAGATGTTCAGGCGGCGAGCATACTCTGGACCAAAAGGGGGTTGTCCTAGGCTGACTTTCAAGCCCGCAGGGACAGGAAGTGGCCACTGGCTGAGCATCTTCTCACCCACACACCAAGGTGAGCACTGACTCCTTTCCTATGGCTCCTGCAGGCCCCGCTGCAGACACCTGGGCTAAGGAAACGGCTCCCAGCCCACTTGGGGTTGGGTTTTcccaggaggcaggaaggggggCGTCTCTGCCCACCCCCGGGGGAAGCCAACTAAAGGGTCTGAAGGCAGAGTGACTCAGAAGGGAAAGTAGGTAGTTGGAGCCGGCTTTCTGCCAggtcacctcctcctccaccaccttcGCTTCACACCTCAGACCGCAGGTCCGGAGCTGGAacgtggtgggggtgggggaggatgggGGACAGGTCCACAGCCCAGGCAGCCTGGGCTGAAAGGCGCCCCCAGACAATCCCTCTACGGGagatgagacacagagagggCAGGAGCAGGGCTGGCAGCTCCTGGGGGTGGTGAGAGAGTCACCTTGGGGACAAAATGGGTATCCTtgagtgtttgctgaatgaagtCATGACTAGATAGTGGTCTCCTGCCCACTGCCTGGGGTCACAGGAAAGTGGCTATGGAGGGGAGGATCCTCTGAGACTGGGCAGACCCCCAGCAGCTGCCACCTCCTTCCAGATTCATAGCAAAGAAATCCTGTCGCCGCTTGTGGACTCGGGAACCAGGGAGTACACCCCAGTCCTGCCGCTGTCCTGCCCATTCCCCACcctgagccttgatttcctcatctattaaatgggAGAAGGGGCGTTGGACTGGAGATGCACGTGCCCCCTGATACCTGCTGGGTTTGAGTAACTCCGGTTGTACTGGATCTGGAATAATGTGAAGACCTCCTTCAGCTCCAGCGGCCGGGGACCTGGGTCCTGGAGGGAACCAAGGGTGGGAGTGTggggggaggtaggtgagaagtCATCTCTGGACTACACCTCAGCTCCCAGCCATGCAGACTGGGCTAGGGGATCAGCCGGTTAGCCCGCTGTCTCCCTGTGTGAGCGTGGACTCATCAATCACCTCTTCAGCCTCAGTCACTCCCTCTGAGAAATGGGAACAAGGCAGTTGTTTCTGAAGGGGTGAGCCCCAGGCATGGGGCCTGCAGAGGGAAGGGTATGGGGAGCAGGTTGGGGGCACTTACCTGGCCCCTGAGGGAGCCCTTGACGCCTTGGGCTGGACCTGCCACCAACAGagccaggaggcaggagaggtggACAGTTTGTGCCATCGTGCCGCGGAACAGAGTGCCAGGGGCAGGAAGCTGTGCAGGCCAAGTTGGAGGGGCTGAGAGGGCGGAGCTGGAGAAACCACAAAGGGGAAACTAGGCTGGGAGGGGGGCCGACCCCAAGAGGCCTTCAGGCTCTTGTCCCTGCCTGGCCCTCTGCCTGCCCGCTCCTCACTCCACCTCTTTCTCTTTATTCAACAGAGGCTGTCTGCCACCCTGTTCCGGGCAATTctagggatgcagagatggatctgtccttaaggaga encodes the following:
- the CTSW gene encoding cathepsin W, producing the protein MAQTVHLSCLLALLVAGPAQGVKGSLRGQDPGPRPLELKEVFTLFQIQYNRSYSNPAEYARRLNIFAHNLAQAQRLQEEDLGTAEFGVTPFSDLTEEEFGQHYGHRRAAAGVPSLGRKVESEEWGESEPVPRTCDWRKAAGVISSIKNQANCNCCWAIATVGNIEALWGITWQPSVELSVQQLLDCDRCGNGCGGGFVWDAFITVLNNSGLASEKDYPFQGKGKPHKCLANKHKKVAWIQDFIMLKDNEQTIASYLATHGPITVTINVKLLQQYQSGVIRATPTTCDPRHVDHSVLLVGFGVEGRRAEAGSSRPRPRHSTPYWILKNSWGANWGEKGYFRLHRGSNACGITKYPLTARVQLPQNRRLVSCPP
- the FIBP gene encoding acidic fibroblast growth factor intracellular-binding protein isoform X2 produces the protein MTSELDIFVGNTTLIDEDVYRLWLDGYSVSDAVALRVRSGILEQTGATAAVLQSDTMDHYRTFHMLERLLHAPPKLLHQLIFQIPPSRQALLIERYYAFDEAFVREVLGKKLSKGTKKDLDDISTKTGITLKSCRRQFDNFKRVFKVVEEMRGSLVDNIQQHFLLSDRLARDYAAIVFFANNRFETGKKKLQYLSFGDFAFCAELMIQNWTLGAVDSQVDDMDMDLDKEFLQDLKELKVLVADKDLLDLHKSLVCTALRGKLGVFSEMEANFKNLSRGLVNVAAKLTHNKDVRDLFVDLVEKFVEPCRSDHWPLSDVRLFLNQYSASVHSLDGFRHQALWDRYMGTLHGCLLRLYHD
- the FIBP gene encoding acidic fibroblast growth factor intracellular-binding protein isoform X1 translates to MTSELDIFVGNTTLIDEDVYRLWLDGYSVSDAVALRVRSGILEQTGATAAVLQSDTMDHYRTFHMLERLLHAPPKLLHQLIFQIPPSRQALLIERYYAFDEAFVREVLGKKLSKGTKKDLDDISTKTGITLKSCRRQFDNFKRVFKVVEEMRGSLVDNIQQHFLLSDRLARDYAAIVFFANNRFETGKKKLQYLSFGDFAFCAELMIQNWTLGAVGEAPTDPDSQVDDMDMDLDKEFLQDLKELKVLVADKDLLDLHKSLVCTALRGKLGVFSEMEANFKNLSRGLVNVAAKLTHNKDVRDLFVDLVEKFVEPCRSDHWPLSDVRLFLNQYSASVHSLDGFRHQALWDRYMGTLHGCLLRLYHD